The nucleotide window GCTCGCTGATCTGGTGCACCTTTTCCGCGTCGTTGCCAACCCCCGCGAAAACCAGCGAACCCTTGTCCAGGGCATACCTGACCGCCTCGGTCAGCTCGGGATTCCTGTAACCGCCACCCATTGAGATGTTGATGACCTGGGCTCCGGAATCAGCCGCGTAACGAATACTTTTGCTGAAATACCCAGACCCGTCAAAAGCGCCCATCTCGTCGGAATGAGGCATCCGGATAGGAAGGATTTTGGACCCAGGGGCGAGCCCGAACGCGCCCTTTCCGCCTCCATATGCCCCCGTGCCAGCGATGAGCCCGGCCATTCCGGTGCCATGACCGTCGTAATCCGTGTGTTCGTCGCCTGCACGGCTTGAGGGCGCGAAGTCCTTCCCGTCGAGCACCTGCCCTTCCAAATCGGGATTATCCGGATCGACTCCAGTGTCGATGACAGCAACCGTGATGCCCTTGCCCGTGCTGGTCTGCCACATCTGCTCGGCCTTCATCGCGTCAAGGAACCACTGCTGCTCCCGGGTTGACGCGGCATGGGCAGGCCCTCCCATGACACCCATCAGGAGCAGGCCGAGTATCACCGATGCCACGGCACGATGGCGCCCGTGTCGGGTGCTGGTGGTGCGCATGAGGTTCGCTGTCTCCGTTTCGGGATACGCGTCAGTCGATGACCGGCGGCACGGTACGGCCGTTGCCCTGCCGCCAGGTCTTCTCGTCCTCGGCCGCACGGCTCGACCGCCTGTTCCTGTTGTCCGTGCTCGTTGACGAAGTTGGCTGAGATACCTGGGAAGTTCCTGCGCCTTTGGATTCCCCTGGGCGACCTGCACTGGAGGCGCCACCCAAGACGCCTCGCGCCGCGCCGCTGGGGTTCGTACCCGAGCTGCCAGAGCCGGGCGCCGCACGGCCCACCTGCTGCGGAGTACCTCCGATGACACCACCGTTCGGCAACGGGAGACGACGGCCAGGCGTCTGGCTCTGCTGACCGGCCGCCCGTCCGGCTGGGGTCGTCGTGCCAGTGATGGGACCGGCCGGAGCACGGCCGACTGTGCCCGGTGCCCCCACCACCGTCCCTCGATGAATCGCACCCGTCGGCCTGCCCACCGGCGAACTGACCGGACGACCGCCGACAATGCCAGTACCGCCCGCACGGCCAGCGTTCGGAGAATGCAACCCCTGGCCGGGCAACTGAGGCATACGGCCGTTCACCGTTGGCCGCCCCTGTCCCGGGATTCCTCCAGAGGGCACACTCTCCCTGCCAGGCACCTGGGGAATCCATCCCGTGTGCGGAGTGGATCCGTCCGGCCGTCCGGCACCGGGCGGACTGCTCGGCGGACCCGTTGCCGTCTGCTTGTCCGGAAGCAGCGTTTCCACGGAGTCGATGCCCATCCGGGTCGGGGGCTCGTTTTCCATTGGTTCTACACGCTCTGGAGAGCGGGTGCCCAGCGACCGCCTCGTGTCAGAAGTATCGGAAGTGACTTCCCGGCTCCGGCGCGAATACGGCGAAGCGACTTCGCCGGGTGAAGCAGTGCCCTGTGCGGAAGCCTGCGGACGTGCCAGGTCAGAATTCTGTCCGCCGAATGGGGTCGGCACAATCGCCTCCGGCGGTGGCGCGAACTTCGGCCTCTCCAACCCGTTCAGCTGCACAGCCGAGAACTCGTACGCCTGCCCCAGCTTCACCATCTCCGCGGCGGCCTCCTGCCGCACCTTCTCCTTGCTCGCCGCCAACGCCGCAAGCTCGGACCGTGACTTGGCGGAGACCGCGTCCGCGTCAGGGTCGTTGGGGGTGGACGCCGCCGCGTCCAGGTTGGCCTGGGCGCTCTCCGTCGTGCGCGGCATCGAGGCCTGGGCCCGTGCGATCGCGTCCGAAGCCTGGGCGAGCCATTTCGCCGAGCTCTCGCTGAAGTCGCCCAATCGCAAGGTGGAGTTGGCCAGGTCGGCGGTCCAGGCGCGGAAGGCGTCGGCGCCCTGGCCCTTCCATTCCACCCACTGGGGGCGGACCTTGAGCTCTTCGGCGATCTTGTGGATCTCCTCGGCCGCGGATGCCAGGCGGTCGGCGGCCGACTGCACCGTGCCGCTGTTGGCCTGGTCGAGCCACTGGAGCATCTGCTCGTGGCTCATGTTGTCGAAGGGGGTGCCGCCGGCCATCAGATCGTGCCTCCCGAGTCGCCGCCGTCCGACGGTGCCTGCTCCGGCCCGCCCGCGTCACCGCCGGTGCCGCCCTGCTTCGGCAGCCCCGGGTCGTACGCCCCGCCGTAGTGTTCCGTCGTCTCCGCGCTGATCGCCGCCATGCGGTCGCGGATGTCGAGGTCGATGTTCTCGTAGCCCTTGTGCGAGGCCAGGACCGCGATGGCCATGCCCTCCATGGAGTCCGACAGGAGCTTCGAGAGGTTCTCCAGCTCGGTGACGACCGTCTCGTACGCGGTGTGGAGGCCGGCCGCCTCGGCCCATTCGCCGTTCCCACCGCCGAACTGGCCGCGTACGAGCTGCTCCTGGCTCACCTTGCCGGGGGCGGCGTCGGAGTCCTTGAGGTCGCGGATCAGCTGGTCGACGCGCTTCTGGAAGGCCGTGAAGGAGGAGAGCTCGGTGACCAGGTCGCCGACGGCGTCCCGCGCGGTGTCGAACATGCCGGACGCCCACGACGATCCGCTCGATCCGCCTGAAGCGCCGCTCGACATCACTGCCCTCCCCGTAAAGACGACGACCACACAGGTAACTCTGGCTACCCATTGTGACAGTGTCGTGGGTGGGGCGAGCGGGCGCATGAGTGTTCGTACTCAGGCGTGGGGTTCAAGTGGCAGAAAAGGCTGACAGAAAAGCTGACAGAAAAGGCTGGTGCTTGACGAAGCGTCAGCTTCGTCAAGCACCAGCCATGTCACGCGATCTCACAGGTCACAAAACC belongs to Streptomyces graminofaciens and includes:
- a CDS encoding WXG100 family type VII secretion target, producing MAGGTPFDNMSHEQMLQWLDQANSGTVQSAADRLASAAEEIHKIAEELKVRPQWVEWKGQGADAFRAWTADLANSTLRLGDFSESSAKWLAQASDAIARAQASMPRTTESAQANLDAAASTPNDPDADAVSAKSRSELAALAASKEKVRQEAAAEMVKLGQAYEFSAVQLNGLERPKFAPPPEAIVPTPFGGQNSDLARPQASAQGTASPGEVASPYSRRSREVTSDTSDTRRSLGTRSPERVEPMENEPPTRMGIDSVETLLPDKQTATGPPSSPPGAGRPDGSTPHTGWIPQVPGRESVPSGGIPGQGRPTVNGRMPQLPGQGLHSPNAGRAGGTGIVGGRPVSSPVGRPTGAIHRGTVVGAPGTVGRAPAGPITGTTTPAGRAAGQQSQTPGRRLPLPNGGVIGGTPQQVGRAAPGSGSSGTNPSGAARGVLGGASSAGRPGESKGAGTSQVSQPTSSTSTDNRNRRSSRAAEDEKTWRQGNGRTVPPVID